From one Mesoplodon densirostris isolate mMesDen1 chromosome 19, mMesDen1 primary haplotype, whole genome shotgun sequence genomic stretch:
- the INAFM1 gene encoding putative transmembrane protein INAFM1, with protein sequence MRGTSCVGGGGESPGGAGLSEGPRGRWLRLAPVCAYFLCVSLAAVLLAVYYGLIWVPTRPPAAPAGPPPSAQSSPCGARAGALPASVPDAASVSCLLGAPGGPRPHLELPHSRRRRRRRHSDPSRLPNLQTPGETPEAAEGEDPGNPPFHPRWTAGPREPGAPAADVPFPDWGLAPSS encoded by the coding sequence ATGCGGGGCACGAGCTGCGTGGGTGGCGGCGGCGAGAGCCCGGGTGGCGCGGGGCTGAGCGAAGGCCCGCGGGGCCGCTGGCTGCGCCTGGCTCCTGTTTGCGCCTACTTTCTCTGCGTCTCGTTGGCTGCCGTGCTGCTCGCTGTCTATTACGGTCTCATCTGGGTTCCCACGCGGCCCCCTGCGGCCCCAGCCGGCCCGCCGCCCAGCgcgcagtcctctccctgcggcGCCCGCGCGGGTGCTCTGCCTGCCTCGGTGCCCGACGCTGCCTCGGTCTCTTGTCTCCTGGGAGCCCCTGGTGGGCCGCGACCCCACCTCGAGCTGCCGcacagccgccgccgccgccgccgccgccacagcGACCCCAGCCGCCTCCCGAACCTCCAGACGCCGGGGGAGACGCCGGAGGCCGCGGAGGGCGAGGACCCGGGTAACCCTCCTTTTCACCCAAGATGGACCGCCGGCCCTCGAGAGCCCGGCGCCCCCGCCGCGGATGTGCCGTTCCCGGATTGGGGTCTGGCTCCCTCTTCATGA